A stretch of Solenopsis invicta isolate M01_SB chromosome 9, UNIL_Sinv_3.0, whole genome shotgun sequence DNA encodes these proteins:
- the LOC120358663 gene encoding uncharacterized protein LOC120358663 isoform X1, with the protein MSRKPIFLVGSMRKQITGSKLPCQRDVLSVLFYNMREVKLNLHDSASLVIDECLIFWKKARIPTQDRSDCIKKCKKLYENFKKLGKHKTRASISCRQKEKEFEDSLNNLFDIAHANALDIIKINEDKEFLLMQRKNGRPGCMLGIDMKLTTAELKKAAQEEKELQRRRKQYCEIASTVHDYLSSFTDSSNESEMEIETDIPFSSQPGTSKSEEYAETETENNFSSSPKLSKSKRARKNILTARLSAALDRCKISDRDAVHILTACVDAINLNPQEFVINRTSIKTAREYYRKKISLDVKSKFYNLNLNFVVIHWDSKILPDITGKKNVDRLPVIATAPNVEQLLGVPELSSGTGREISSAVYDTLHEWSLLDIVQAVVFDTTASNTGRLKGACYLLEQKLDRDILFLACRHHIFEIVLQGVFDEIQLFPSKGPDVPLFKRFKNTWKDIDQTQYLTWLSDASVREMLKDDANEILLYAKKKIEEDLPRDDYQEFLELIIIFLGETPSRGIHFHQPGACHLARWMAKAIYCLKIYMFRQQFKLTHKEEKALRRICCFIIKCYAEAWFSAPNAIEAPLNDINFLKKLIAYKIDDKLVAEKAINKFINHLWYLNEECAAFSIFDERISDEERRDIAQKILLDRETNEADEKNDKEPEEMRKKLFIKLDDLEYFLNKDLPQEIITNNSKKLFGRFEISQDFLQLDPMHWKDQDSYKKGRKIINSLRVVNDTAERGVKLMEEFNSKFTYDESQKQFILQVCKISFLIFFQLFHLYCASIFVNFYYI; encoded by the exons atgtcacGAAAACCTATTTTTCTTGTCGGTTCAATGAGAAAACAAATTACTGGTAGTAAATTACCATGCCAAAGAGATGTTTTAAGtgtattgttttacaatatgcGTGAAGTGAAATTAAACTTACATGACAGTGCTTCTCTTGTAATTGacgaatgtttaatattttggaaaaaggcTCGTATACCAACTCAAGATCGTTctgattgtattaaaaaatgcaagaagCTGTATGAAAACTTCAAAAAGCTGGGAAAGCATAAAACGCGAGCGAGTATATCTTGTagacaaaaagagaaagaatttgAAGACAGCTTAAATAATCTCTTTGATATAGCACATGCTAATGcattagatataataaaaatcaatgaagatAAGGAATTTTTACTTATGCAAAGGAAAAATGGACGACCTGGTTGTATGTTGGGAATAGATATGAAATTAACTACTGCCGAATTGAAGAAAGCTGCGCAAGAAGAAAAGGAAttgcaaagaagaagaaaacaatattgTGAAATTGCAAGTACAG TACATGATTATCTGTCTTCTTTTACTGATTCTTCTAACGAGTCGGAAATGGAAATTGAAACAGATATACCATTTTCTAGCCAACCCGGCACATCAAAAAGTGAAGAATATGCAGAAACggaaacagaaaataatttttcttcgagTCCTAAGCTGTCAAAAAGTAAAAGagctagaaaaaatattttgactgcTCGACTCTCAGCAGCATTAGACAGATGTAAAATTAGTGATAGGGACGCTGTTCACATATTGACAGCTTGCGTAGATGCTATCAATTTAAATCCACAAGAGTTCGTCATTAATCGAACTTCCATTAAGACAGCTCGAGAATATTATCGTAAAAAGATCTCACTGGATGTAAAGTCAAAATTCtacaatttgaatttaaattttgtggTTATTCATTGGGATTCTAAGATACTTCCAGACAttactggaaaaaaaaatgttgatcgtCTTCCAGTCATAGCTACAGCTCCAAACGTAGAGCAACTTTTAGGAGTTCCTGAACTTTCGTCGGGAACTGGACGTGAAATATCATCGGCTGTTTACGATACCTTACACGAATGGTCATTATTAGATATTGTTCAAGCTGTCGTTTTTGATACCACTGCAAGCAATACAGGTCGTTTGAAAGGTGCATGTTATCTTTTGGAACAAAAACTGGAtcgtgatattttatttctggcTTGCCGTCATCACATTTTCGAAATTGTACTGCAAGGCGTATTTGACGAAATACAACTTTTTCCTAGTAAAGGACCAGACGTACCCCTATTCAAAAGGTTCAAAAATACATGGAAAGATATTGACCAAACGCAATATTTAACATGGTTGTCAGATGCAAGTGTTAGAGAAATGTTAAAAGACGATGCAAATGAGATATTACtctatgctaaaaaaaaaattgaagaagatCTACCTCGTGACGATTATcaagaatttttagaattaattataatattcttaggAGAGACACCATCACGAGGAATACATTTTCATCAGCCTGGAGCATGTCATTTAGCTCGATGGATGGCCAAAGCAATATattgcttaaaaatatatatgtttagaCAACAATTCAAATTAACCCATAAGGAGGAAAAAGCTCTAAGACGgatttgttgttttataataaaatgctatGCAGAGGCATGGTTTTCTGCTCCGAACGCGATCGAAGCTCCTCTTAACGatatcaattttctaaaaaaattgatagcTTATAAGATCGACGACAAATTAGTTGCGGAAAAAgcaattaataagtttattaaccATTTATGGTATTTGAATGAAGAATGTGCGGCTTTTTCTATATTTGATGAAAGAATAAGTGATGAAGAGAGAAGAGATATAGCACAAAAGATACTTCTGGACAGAGAAACAAATGAAGCGGACGAAAAAAACGATAAAGAACCAgaagaaatgagaaagaaacTATTTATCAAATTAGATGATTTGGAATACTTCCTTAATAAAGATCTTCCCCAGGAAATAATTACGAataattcgaaaaaattatttggtagGTTCGAAATTTCTCAAGATTTTCTACAACTAGATCCTATGCACTGGAAAGATCAGGATAGTTataaaaaaggaaggaaaatcATAAATTCTTTGAGAGTGGTAAACGATACAGCGGAAAGAGGTGTAAAATTGAT
- the LOC120358686 gene encoding secreted RxLR effector protein 161-like encodes MEECRAASTPLEHGLKLSKEDSAKSPDEKARMINVPYRQLIGSLMHLALYTRPDIMHAVTKLSQYNTDPGQLHWNQAKHILRYLSGTRDYALSYRAEKAPAIQIYSDTDWAGDLDDRHSYSGTVVALGQSVIQWRSAKQKSITTSSMEAEYVALSTGVKEAIWIQMFITELGMSELLPQTSELRCDNRAAIDFSKNCVEKGHTKHIDIAHHFVREKLDEKTITLSYIASNENPADIMTKPLRRVAHQGGVHKLGLNVAKVGD; translated from the coding sequence ATGGAAGAATGTCGAGCTGCCTCGACACCACTCGAACACGGGCTAAAATTGTCAAAAGAAGATAGCGCCAAGTCACCAGACGAAAAGGCAAGGATGATCAACGTGCCATACCGGCAACTCATAGGATCGCTGATGCACTTGGCGCTGTATACGCGACCAGACATCATGCACGCAGTAACGAAGCTATCGCAATACAACACAGATCCTGGCCAACTACATTGGAATCAAGCCAAGCACATATTGCGCTACCTGAGCGGAACCAGAGACTACGCCCTATCATACCGTGCCGAGAAGGCACCTGCAATTCAGATCTACAGCGACACTGACTGGGCAGGCGACCTCGACGATAGACATTCGTACTCAGGAACGGTCGTCGCCTTGGGCCAGAGCGTGATCCAGTGGAGATCGGCGAAACAAAAGAGTATCACCACTTCAAGCATGGAGGCGGAATACGTCGCATTATCTACAGGAGTGAAGGAAGCCATTTGGATCCAGATGTTCATCACCGAACTGGGTATGTCAGAACTACTTCCTCAAACCAGTGAATTGCGATGCGACAACCGAGCGGCGATAGACTTCTCGAAGAACTGCGTCGAGAAGGGGCATACGAAGCATATCGATATTGCCCATCATTTCGTACGCGAAAAACTAGACGAAAAGACAATCACATTGTCTTACATCGCATCGAACGAGAATCCGGCGGACATCATGACGAAGCCACTACGACGGGTTGCACATCAAGGAGGAGTGCATAAACTTGGATTGAACGTCGCAAAAGTGGGGGATTGA
- the LOC120358663 gene encoding uncharacterized protein LOC120358663 isoform X2, which produces MSRKPIFLVGSMRKQITGSKLPCQRDVLSVLFYNMREVKLNLHDSASLVIDECLIFWKKARIPTQDRSDCIKKCKKLYENFKKLGKHKTRASISCRQKEKEFEDSLNNLFDIAHANALDIIKINEDKEFLLMQRKNGRPGCMLGIDMKLTTAELKKAAQEEKELQRRRKQYCEIASTVHDYLSSFTDSSNESEMEIETDIPFSSQPGTSKSEEYAETETENNFSSSPKLSKSKRARKNILTARLSAALDRCKISDRDAVHILTACVDAINLNPQEFVINRTSIKTAREYYRKKISLDVKSKFYNLNLNFVVIHWDSKILPDITGKKNVDRLPVIATAPNVEQLLGVPELSSGTGREISSAVYDTLHEWSLLDIVQAVVFDTTASNTGRLKGACYLLEQKLDRDILFLACRHHIFEIVLQGVFDEIQLFPSKGPDVPLFKRFKNTWKDIDQTQYLTWLSDASVREMLKDDANEILLYAKKKIEEDLPRDDYQEFLELIIIFLGETPSRGIHFHQPGACHLARWMAKAIYCLKIYMFRQQFKLTHKEEKALRRICCFIIKCYAEAWFSAPNAIEAPLNDINFLKKLIAYKIDDKLVAEKAINKFINHLWYLNEECAAFSIFDERISDEERRDIAQKILLDRETNEADEKNDKEPEEMRKKLFIKLDDLEYFLNKDLPQEIITNNSKKLFGRFEISQDFLQLDPMHWKDQDSYKKGRKIINSLRVVNDTAERGVKLMEEFNSKFTYDESQKQFILQAVQDYRKRYPGHSRETLNKPYL; this is translated from the exons atgtcacGAAAACCTATTTTTCTTGTCGGTTCAATGAGAAAACAAATTACTGGTAGTAAATTACCATGCCAAAGAGATGTTTTAAGtgtattgttttacaatatgcGTGAAGTGAAATTAAACTTACATGACAGTGCTTCTCTTGTAATTGacgaatgtttaatattttggaaaaaggcTCGTATACCAACTCAAGATCGTTctgattgtattaaaaaatgcaagaagCTGTATGAAAACTTCAAAAAGCTGGGAAAGCATAAAACGCGAGCGAGTATATCTTGTagacaaaaagagaaagaatttgAAGACAGCTTAAATAATCTCTTTGATATAGCACATGCTAATGcattagatataataaaaatcaatgaagatAAGGAATTTTTACTTATGCAAAGGAAAAATGGACGACCTGGTTGTATGTTGGGAATAGATATGAAATTAACTACTGCCGAATTGAAGAAAGCTGCGCAAGAAGAAAAGGAAttgcaaagaagaagaaaacaatattgTGAAATTGCAAGTACAG TACATGATTATCTGTCTTCTTTTACTGATTCTTCTAACGAGTCGGAAATGGAAATTGAAACAGATATACCATTTTCTAGCCAACCCGGCACATCAAAAAGTGAAGAATATGCAGAAACggaaacagaaaataatttttcttcgagTCCTAAGCTGTCAAAAAGTAAAAGagctagaaaaaatattttgactgcTCGACTCTCAGCAGCATTAGACAGATGTAAAATTAGTGATAGGGACGCTGTTCACATATTGACAGCTTGCGTAGATGCTATCAATTTAAATCCACAAGAGTTCGTCATTAATCGAACTTCCATTAAGACAGCTCGAGAATATTATCGTAAAAAGATCTCACTGGATGTAAAGTCAAAATTCtacaatttgaatttaaattttgtggTTATTCATTGGGATTCTAAGATACTTCCAGACAttactggaaaaaaaaatgttgatcgtCTTCCAGTCATAGCTACAGCTCCAAACGTAGAGCAACTTTTAGGAGTTCCTGAACTTTCGTCGGGAACTGGACGTGAAATATCATCGGCTGTTTACGATACCTTACACGAATGGTCATTATTAGATATTGTTCAAGCTGTCGTTTTTGATACCACTGCAAGCAATACAGGTCGTTTGAAAGGTGCATGTTATCTTTTGGAACAAAAACTGGAtcgtgatattttatttctggcTTGCCGTCATCACATTTTCGAAATTGTACTGCAAGGCGTATTTGACGAAATACAACTTTTTCCTAGTAAAGGACCAGACGTACCCCTATTCAAAAGGTTCAAAAATACATGGAAAGATATTGACCAAACGCAATATTTAACATGGTTGTCAGATGCAAGTGTTAGAGAAATGTTAAAAGACGATGCAAATGAGATATTACtctatgctaaaaaaaaaattgaagaagatCTACCTCGTGACGATTATcaagaatttttagaattaattataatattcttaggAGAGACACCATCACGAGGAATACATTTTCATCAGCCTGGAGCATGTCATTTAGCTCGATGGATGGCCAAAGCAATATattgcttaaaaatatatatgtttagaCAACAATTCAAATTAACCCATAAGGAGGAAAAAGCTCTAAGACGgatttgttgttttataataaaatgctatGCAGAGGCATGGTTTTCTGCTCCGAACGCGATCGAAGCTCCTCTTAACGatatcaattttctaaaaaaattgatagcTTATAAGATCGACGACAAATTAGTTGCGGAAAAAgcaattaataagtttattaaccATTTATGGTATTTGAATGAAGAATGTGCGGCTTTTTCTATATTTGATGAAAGAATAAGTGATGAAGAGAGAAGAGATATAGCACAAAAGATACTTCTGGACAGAGAAACAAATGAAGCGGACGAAAAAAACGATAAAGAACCAgaagaaatgagaaagaaacTATTTATCAAATTAGATGATTTGGAATACTTCCTTAATAAAGATCTTCCCCAGGAAATAATTACGAataattcgaaaaaattatttggtagGTTCGAAATTTCTCAAGATTTTCTACAACTAGATCCTATGCACTGGAAAGATCAGGATAGTTataaaaaaggaaggaaaatcATAAATTCTTTGAGAGTGGTAAACGATACAGCGGAAAGAGGTGTAAAATTGAT